The Raphanus sativus cultivar WK10039 chromosome 2, ASM80110v3, whole genome shotgun sequence genome includes a region encoding these proteins:
- the LOC130508698 gene encoding LOW QUALITY PROTEIN: alpha-amylase 1 (The sequence of the model RefSeq protein was modified relative to this genomic sequence to represent the inferred CDS: deleted 4 bases in 3 codons; substituted 4 bases at 4 genomic stop codons), with protein sequence MAISCFVCGYTEYLPEFAVGEKWDDIKVGGDGXLDPDQEEHRSALKQXIEESGGGVLSAFDFTTTKRILQTAVGGEIWRPKDSQGKPPGLGIMPGNAVTFVENHDTIRIDPWPFPSDKVLLGYVYILTPPGTPCIVIMXCLLFGISKLVAIRNKNGIGSXSSVMIKAAEPDLYLAMVDEKVIMKIGPKLYHGDI encoded by the exons ATGGCAATTTCATGTTTTGTTTGTGGATACACAGAATACTTACCTGAATTTGCGGTTGGTGAGAAATGGGACGATATCAAGGTAGGAGGAGATGGGTAACTGGACCCTGATCAGGAGGAGCATCGGTCAGCTCTCAAACAGTAGATCGAGGAAAGTGGTGGCGGTGTCTTGTCAGCTTTTGATTTCACGACC ACCAAACGTATCTTACAAACTGCAGTTGGAGGTGAGATT TGGAGACCGAAGGACTCCCAGGGAAAGCCGCCTGGTCTCGGAATTATGCCTGGAAACGCAGTGACATTCGTTGAAAACCACGACACTATCAGAATAGACCCGTGGCCTTTTCCTTCGGATAAAGTCTTGCTTGGTTACGTTTATATTCTTACTCCTCCAGGCACTCCTTGCATTGTAA TAATGTGATGTTTATTGTTTGGCATATCCAAGCTGGTGGCGATTAGGAAT AAAAATGGCATTGGTAGCTAAAGCTCTGTCATGATAAAAGCGGCAGAGCCGGATCTTTACTTGGCAATGGTTGATGAGAAGGTGATCATGAAGATTGGGCCAAAactg TATCATGGtgatatttaa
- the LOC108840398 gene encoding bidirectional sugar transporter SWEET14 — translation MALNVLAFTFGIMGNIISFIVFLAPVPTFVRIYKKKSIEGFQSLPYVSALFSATLWIYYAMQKDGSGLLLITINAVGCFIETIYIILFITYANKKARISTLKVLGLLNFLGFAAIILVCELLTKASNREKVLGGICVGFSVCVFAAPLSIMRVVIRTRSVEFMPFSLSLFLTLSAITWLFYGLAIKDFYVALPNIMGAFLGAVQMILYVIYKYYKAPKTDDTEKPKTVQDHSIDMVKLATTPVSGEMIVHPQTHGGGDLEGQMETKVSNQIQT, via the exons ATGGCTCTCAACGTACTGGCTTTTACATTTGGAATCATGG GGAACATCATATCGTTCATCGTTTTCTTGGCACCAGT TCCAACTTTCGTCAGGATCTACAAGAAAAAATCGATAGAAGGTTTTCAATCACTTCCCTATGTCTCAGCGCTCTTTAGCGCAACGCTATGGATTTACTATGCTATGCAGAAAGATGGATCAGGCTTACTTCTGATTACCATAAACGCCGTGGGATGCTTCATCGAAACCATCTACATCATACTCTTTATTACCTATGCTAACAAGAAAGCTAGA ATTTCAACTTTGAAGGTTCTTGGGCTCTTGAACTTCTTGGGTTTTGCCGCTATTATCCTTGTCTGTGAGCTCTTGACCAAAGCATCGAACCGTGAGAAGGTCCTTGGAGGGATTTGCGTCGGGTTTTCCGTTTGCGTTTTTGCAGCTCCTTTAAGCATCATG AGAGTGGTGATACGAACAAGAAGTGTGGAGTTTATGCCGTTCTCTCTATCATTGTTTCTTACACTCAGCGCCATAACGTGGCTCTTCTATGGTCTTGCTATCAAAGACTTCTACGTTGCA CTTCCAAACATTATGGGTGCGTTTCTCGGAGCAGTTCAAATGATTCTCTACGTCATATACAAGTACTACAAAGCTCCAAAAACTGACGACACGGAGAAACCCAAAACGGTGCAGGATCACTCAATCGATATGGTCAAGCTTGCAACAACTCCAGTTTCGGGTGAGATGATAGTTCATCCTCAAACTCATGGTGGTGGTGATTTGGAGGGTCAGATGGAAACGAAAGTGtcaaaccaaatccaaacctAA
- the LOC108840931 gene encoding mitochondrial import inner membrane translocase subunit TIM8-like, whose translation MDASAANNPELLRFLNEEEQRVMMNEAVAKLTSVCWDKCLTSAPGSKFSPSEHSCLTHCAKRYADMSMLIIRRSAQFKN comes from the exons ATGGATGCCTCCGCCGCCAACAATCCTGAATTGCTTCGCTTCCTTAAT GAAGAAGAGCAAAGGGTGATGATGAACGAGGCGGTGGCCAAGCTGACAAGCGTGTGTTGGGACAAATGCCTGACAAGCGCACCGGGAAGCAAGTTCAGCCCAAGTGAACATTCTTGTCTCACACACTGTGCTAAGCGTTACGCTGACATGAGTATGCTCATCATCAGAAGAAGCGCTCAGTTCAAGAACTGA
- the LOC108839203 gene encoding uncharacterized protein LOC108839203: MTNCPGDSNMASSHLDILRCPFLRNINDPTNLSFSSSSLPVRGPIFEDGPNFDTAFRLFHGQDGLVPLSGAEKPKLSSPAFNPLAAKAATISLSSFGHGGPFGFDAFSDMFKNQKRKSDSSKKKDSSSKGGNHESMSDDWLQTGNCPIAKSYRAVSGVAPLVAKILQPPPGMQYKCPKAIVAARAAISKTAFAKNLRPQPLSSKVLVIGMLGMALNVPLGVWREHTEKFSASWFIALHAAVPFIGILRKSVLMPKMAMVFTIAASVMGQVIGSRAERYRLKSVAQKKLTLTGPDKVDGRCGVMKWNPMLLEVASPVST, from the exons ATGACTAATTGTCCTGGAGACTCGAACATGGCTTCTTCTCACTTGGACATTCTCCGTTGCCCATTTTTGAGGAACATCAATGACCCCACTAACCTCTCCTTCTCTTCATCCTCCTTGCCT gtgcgaggaccaatttttgaGGATGGACCCAATTTTGACACTGCATTCAGGCTTTTCCATGGTCAAGATGGTCTTGTCCCTCTCTCTGGAGCGGAGAAGCCTAAGCTTTCCTCTCCTGCATTCAATCCACTTGCTGCTAAGGCGGCCACTATCAGTCTCTCCTCCTTTGGACATGGAGGGCCTTTTGGATTTGATGCGTTTTCCGACATGTTTAAGAACCAAAAGAGAAAGTCAGACTCTTCCAAAAAGAAAGATTCTTCCTCTAAG GGAGGAAACCACGAGTCTATGAGTGATGACTGGCTTCAAACAGGGAACTGCCCAATCGCTAAATCCTACCGAGCTGTAAGTGGTGTGGCACCGCTCGTAGCAAAGATCCTGCAACCCCCTCCCGGAATGCAGTACAAGTGTCCTAAAGCAATAGTAGCAGCTCGAGCAGCCATATCAAAAACCGCTTTCGCCAAGAACCTCCGGCCACAACCTTTATCATCCAAAGTACTAGTCATCGGGATGCTGGGGATGGCCCTGAACGTGCCCCTAGGTGTTTGGAGAGAGCACACTGAAAAGTTCTCGGCATCTTGGTTTATAGCTCTTCACGCAGCGGTTCCTTTCATAGGAATACTGAGGAAGTCTGTGTTGATGCCTAAAATGGCGATGGTTTTTACCATAGCAGCGTCTGTTATGGGACAAGTGATTGGGTCAAGAGCAGAGAGGTATAGGCTTAAGTCGGTAGCTCAGAAGAAACTCACGTTGACAGGACCTGATAAAGTAGATGGAAGGTGCGGTGTGATGAAATGGAATCCCATGCTGCTTGAAGTAGCAAGTCCTGTTTCTACGTGA
- the LOC108839614 gene encoding uncharacterized protein LOC108839614 — translation MSDDWLQTGNCPIAKSYRAVSGVAPLVAKILQPPPGMQYKCPKAIVAARAAISKTAFAKNLRPQPLSSKVLVIGMLGMALNVPLGVWREHTEKFSASWFIALHAAVPFIGILRKSVLMPKMAMVFTIAASVMGQVIGSRAERYRLKSVAQKKLTLTGPDKVDGRCGVMKWNPMLLEIASPVST, via the coding sequence ATGAGTGATGACTGGCTTCAAACAGGGAACTGCCCAATCGCTAAATCCTACCGAGCTGTAAGTGGTGTGGCACCGCTCGTAGCAAAGATCCTGCAACCCCCTCCCGGAATGCAGTACAAGTGTCCTAAAGCAATAGTAGCAGCTCGAGCAGCCATATCAAAAACCGCTTTCGCCAAGAACCTCCGGCCACAACCTTTATCATCCAAAGTACTAGTCATCGGGATGCTGGGGATGGCCCTGAACGTGCCCCTAGGTGTTTGGAGAGAGCACACTGAAAAGTTCTCGGCATCTTGGTTTATAGCTCTTCACGCAGCGGTTCCTTTCATAGGAATACTGAGGAAGTCTGTGTTGATGCCTAAAATGGCGATGGTTTTTACCATAGCAGCGTCTGTTATGGGACAAGTGATTGGGTCAAGAGCAGAGAGGTATAGGCTTAAGTCGGTAGCTCAGAAGAAACTCACGTTGACAGGACCTGATAAAGTAGATGGAAGGTGCGGTGTGATGAAATGGAATCCCATGCTGCTTGAGATAGCAAGTCCTGTTTCTACGTGA